AAAGGATCATTTATATAGCCATACAAAAAAAGTATTCATTTCCAAATGAACAGCatagttttgttaataaaagttCTACGATAACTTAACCGTGTTCACGAACATGTACTATAAAGTATTttgaacatttttgtatatattatgtatccatcattggctatatctttagtataatagttttttgtaatatataatttaggttAGCTGTAggtacgaaataaataaataaatatgtaaaacgataaaatttggaaataaatattgtttaataaaaactttttatataatcataaacACATTAAGGCTTGTTTGCttcaattatgtaataaaaatcttgaCTTATCATAGGCGACGaagatttcatatttatacatacataaaaatatataatacgttTAATACGTTTTATTTGGAAGCGGACCATTTTTAAGGCCTAAGAAACGTTTTTTGTTCgcaattgaaatatttcaacTTAAAGAgagataagaaaattaaaataaaactgtattattcctacatacattttaaagtataactatttaaataaaaaacattttatttcaaattcacGTTATTGCCAAGCCATTCCCACTGACCTCAAAACTGGTCTTCCGTCTTCTTCTATGCGGTACAGTGGCTGGTTCTTTTTTTTTCCTGATGGATTGGTGGGGCGCGTTCTGTCCAAACAAACCTCGCTCTTCAGCCACTCGGATCATGTATTTCGCGTCGAGCCTCGTTATCTCCTGCGCGACACCTATTTTCATGTGTATCCTATACTTGCTACAACTtactaatatttgtatagCAACGTTTAAGCAGttcaaatataaacttttattactatgttaaatttaatattcattattaaatgtaatattaaatttaattataaaataacgacAGACCTTTCTTTGTATTAAGCCAAGATAGCAACCATCTCGATCCAAGATGTAATTTATGTCCAATCCGTTACCCAGATTCGGCAAATCTTGTATTTCAAATAGATCACAGCTTGGTACCTAAAATTTACGCAACATGTAATGTTTagtataatactaaaatacgCTATGTATAGTTGGAAGCCTGTAAACATTCTTACTAGCAATTGTTTAATCAAAAGCCGGAATACTTCCAACGCTGTATAAATGCCGAATCTTAGCTCAGAAAAGACAAATAAAAGAACGAcagacttatttttaaaagctagCTGAGTTTTAGACTTGTCATACTTACAAAAACATCGGGGCTGTCCTTATCCGGATCTCTGGGCCGATCATTTTCTGGCAAATCTATTTCCGGTATCGGTTTAGCCTTGTTACCTGGCCGGAAACCGATGTCAGCACTTTCAGCCCGTTTTCTTAAGACCATTTCTCTATTTTCGGATTTGTTTCTGGCCGTAGTTGGGGGTGAAGACAATGGTCTTTTGGGTGATTGATCGTAAGATGAATCTGTGTCCACTGTGTCCAAGTCTGTCCGAGCAGTTGCATCTAGAGTGGTGCACGAATCGGTAACCATGGTTTCTGCTGCTTCCTTTGATTTCGGTGTCTGTAAAGGCGGTTTTAGTCTAGCGATCGTTActtataaaatcaatttatatagtatattaaaacCGTGGTTTATTTCTGTGtgtaaacctttttatttaaacctgCATGTTAGTTTTCAGACGTCATTACATTACacaacttaaataaaaatttgtaggTTTAGTTCAGCATAGGTAAAACACTGAcgtaacttcaaaaatataactcGACCGCTTTAAAAATGTGAGCCAATGAAGGCAAGCAAGGTAAGGATAGTTCGCAATCATAATTATCGGTATGTAAACTTATCAGctacatatttaattgaatttactAATAAGAGTTTGGTGTGCATTTTGTAtgcacttaaaaaaatattaataaaatccattTAGTCATACTCACATGATTATGATCTCTATGTTTCTTCTTGAGCAGCGCGTATCGCTCTCTAGCCAACCTGTTGGCTTCGGCTACAGCTCGGTTCACTTGGGCCTGGTTCTCTGCTTCCAGAGCCGAATGTGTTTCGTACAAGATCAGTTGTATCTAAATTGTTGTAATTGATAATTGTTGTATTATAGGAAATTATTGAGAACAGCTATTAAAAGTCTCACtcgatattaaataatattttacccaAACGATAAACCTATAAAAAGGTATGGTATGGTAAGGTATGTAACGATGttatactttgttttttttaataaagtatgtcATAGAATCGTTTTGCCGTtcgcttttatttaaaataaacgcaACAGAAGAACATAAAACGAAATGGTTCACCATCGTTTCATttgtatttgattgttattggCTAACGTTTGTGACCAATCACAAGCCAACGTAACGCGCCCGTGTTTTGCCTTTTgcctattaaatattgtatttttcctGACTAATAATTGATAAAGAATAATATGAATACTAAACAAtcaaatgaattattattattttattagaaataccTGCGGCTTAGAGAGCaatgttttcaatgttttcttttgttcCTCTAAAATTGATTGGACCCTTGCTTTACCATTTGTGTCTATCTCTGATTCAGTCAAGATCTGGAAGGTTTTGCTCATAATAAATTGATATGCATCTACAAATTAATCAGCTAAAATATCCAAAATACGCAATTAAAGCAAACACAATACAgattaaatagaaaacaatacTTGTACGattattgtatgaaaatgtgaatgatatgaaaataaacatgaaaatTTTCTCGATTCACATATCTCGAACCTACCTCTAGCATAGCCAAATCGCCTCCGCGGCCACACACTAAGTCAATAGGGTCTGTGACGGCGGAATACGAATTAGGCGGAGTTGCCAGGGCTGCCACAACACCGTCTAAAGCGCTGATCACAATGGGCGTTTCGCTATACACAGCGTCGCCTACTACGCACACGGGCGACCCGGAATGCGGAGCTTCGGACGCGTCAATGCCGAGCTCTCGTAAAGCACAGACGTAGCTCTCCACTCTAAAGTGTAAAGATAATGACGATAGTGAGTTGTTTTAGTAAGTCTTTGCCACTGACATTTTTAATAGGCCcaactaaaaataaagagAAAACCACTGCCAGTACGACAGTTCCAGTATTTGGTTCCGTGTTATTCCGTATATACTCCTAAattctgttttaaaaatatgtttcataagtgtaaatatgattaaatggattttgatttaattttactttatatgtaatatgcaAATATTTCTGTAAGTAACaaaagattaaaatttaatagctacaattatttacttatgtcTATGATCGTTtgcatatatataaacatacaaaaatcttgTCCGAAGTCATGTACAGTGTGGGTTTAGTAGAAATTGTACAGTTGAATATCTTCGAACTAGATTATTTTCgtattttcaataactttGACTTACTTATCACCAGCTCCAAAAACCACCAACTTTCCAAGTTCAGGGGTAATAGGTGCTGCTGGGGTCTGAGCTTTGAGAACCGCAGCTAACTCACGCAACTGCGCAGCTAAATACGCGGAACAACGCGGCGACGACGCGTGCGTTTGCGCAACGACACCTCGCAACGAATTTGCACGAAGAGCGCGGCACAATGTGGACGCGCCCTCACAAAATTCTCGCTCCtattaacaaaatgtaaaaaataaaataaatcaatcaatggcGCAACAACCATTTTAGTTCTGggccacagatttctgtatcagtttcatgatcatttgttaatataataggaaagtaggtgatcagcttcctgtgcctgacacgctgTTGACGTTTTCTGTctaagcaagccggtttcctcacgatgttttccttcaccgtttgagcgattgttaaatgtgcacatagatgGAAAGTCCATTCTAGAGGATTGaccctacgacctcagggatgagagtcgcacgctaaagccactaggccaacactgctccaagTTCTCTTCCTACTACCAAcctataacaattattttcatttctcAAGAGGTTTTTCACTATCTAAGCTAAacgatatacatattatatttgccTAAAATTAGCaacactaaatattatatttatataatattatagtatatttgactaaatttaattaatgtatcattaaatataatattcatcgGTCATTCCTACCTGTAATACTATAATTCCTTCTTTCACCAAATCTGTCTGTCCTATGCTCGTGCTTGTCGGCGGCCGTAaggtaataaatctaaaaaatggGAATTTCAAATaagagttaaatttaaattggtaCTAATACTGATAAGTCATTGGTTTATTAGTGTGGGTTTGc
This portion of the Pieris brassicae chromosome 6, ilPieBrab1.1, whole genome shotgun sequence genome encodes:
- the LOC123710763 gene encoding uncharacterized protein LOC123710763 isoform X3 is translated as MMSFDYADHRHSAWLFLMELARRRWVARPRGEIERARRLLNESGYPFKDVENAVWDERVHFAAAIARIRIKNKAFSLAELLPPHLREEKISACVNKDTVTGWVNTFKAKKVALLVKRLQQLGYSYSNSRQLCSGEYRFDRVCPRFITLRPPTSTSIGQTDLVKEGIIVLQEREFCEGASTLCRALRANSLRGVVAQTHASSPRCSAYLAAQLRELAAVLKAQTPAAPITPELGKLVVFGAGDKVESYVCALRELGIDASEAPHSGSPVCVVGDAVYSETPIVISALDGVVAALATPPNSYSAVTDPIDLVCGRGGDLAMLEILTESEIDTNGKARVQSILEEQKKTLKTLLSKPQIQLILYETHSALEAENQAQVNRAVAEANRLARERYALLKKKHRDHNHTPKSKEAAETMVTDSCTTLDATARTDLDTVDTDSSYDQSPKRPLSSPPTTARNKSENREMVLRKRAESADIGFRPGNKAKPIPEIDLPENDRPRDPDKDSPDVFVPSCDLFEIQDLPNLGNGLDINYILDRDGCYLGLIQRKEITRLDAKYMIRVAEERGLFGQNAPHQSIRKKKEPATVPHRRRRKTSFEVERVAAPTYASLSRSLRHSSAPAPFNTGVLSPSDIRHVCSRHEKRLAAAATYTATACTCDAKHRHRQTRRASADIAQTANVIRAASPPCRQPFPLAVHDLRLKNIVHHKIIVDLSTECPILL
- the LOC123710763 gene encoding uncharacterized protein LOC123710763 isoform X1 gives rise to the protein MIVYENNLRNRVDNVVKGDKNVEEAPEEWAPWNLVVSTKNPNAPPPVAIKTAPGPAWDIGQVLKAARILCKPPMDVDFIDEQEMRCVYSLIYDVFRYKTILDQAIDDIDFFGDYPQYADHRHSAWLFLMELARRRWVARPRGEIERARRLLNESGYPFKDVENAVWDERVHFAAAIARIRIKNKAFSLAELLPPHLREEKISACVNKDTVTGWVNTFKAKKVALLVKRLQQLGYSYSNSRQLCSGEYRFDRVCPRFITLRPPTSTSIGQTDLVKEGIIVLQEREFCEGASTLCRALRANSLRGVVAQTHASSPRCSAYLAAQLRELAAVLKAQTPAAPITPELGKLVVFGAGDKVESYVCALRELGIDASEAPHSGSPVCVVGDAVYSETPIVISALDGVVAALATPPNSYSAVTDPIDLVCGRGGDLAMLEILTESEIDTNGKARVQSILEEQKKTLKTLLSKPQIQLILYETHSALEAENQAQVNRAVAEANRLARERYALLKKKHRDHNHTPKSKEAAETMVTDSCTTLDATARTDLDTVDTDSSYDQSPKRPLSSPPTTARNKSENREMVLRKRAESADIGFRPGNKAKPIPEIDLPENDRPRDPDKDSPDVFVPSCDLFEIQDLPNLGNGLDINYILDRDGCYLGLIQRKEITRLDAKYMIRVAEERGLFGQNAPHQSIRKKKEPATVPHRRRRKTSFEVERVAAPTYASLSRSLRHSSAPAPFNTGVLSPSDIRHVCSRHEKRLAAAATYTATACTCDAKHRHRQTRRASADIAQTANVIRAASPPCRQPFPLAVHDLRLKNIVHHKIIVDLSTECPILL
- the LOC123710763 gene encoding uncharacterized protein LOC123710763 isoform X2, which codes for MIVYENNLRNRVDNVVKGDKNVEEAPEEWAPWNLVVSTKNPNAPPPVAIKTAPGPAWDIGQVLKAARILCKPPMDVDFIDEQEMRCVYSLIYDVFRYKTILDQAIDDIDFFGDYPQYADHRHSAWLFLMELARRRWVARPRGEIERARRLLNESGYPFKDVENAVWDERVHFAAAIARIRIKNKAFSLAELLPPHLREEKISACVNKDTVTGWVNTFKAKKVALLVKRLQQLGYSYSNSRQLCSGEYRFDRVCPRFITLRPPTSTSIGQTDLVKEGIIVLQEREFCEGASTLCRALRANSLRGVVAQTHASSPRCSAYLAAQLRELAAVLKAQTPAAPITPELGKLVVFGAGDKVESYVCALRELGIDASEAPHSGSPVCVVGDAVYSETPIVISALDGVVAALATPPNSYSAVTDPIDLVCGRGGDLAMLEILTESEIDTNGKARVQSILEEQKKTLKTLLSKPQIQLILYETHSALEAENQAQVNRAVAEANRLARERYALLKKKHRDHNHTPKSKEAAETMVTDSCTTLDATARTDLDTVDTDSSYDQSPKRPLSSPPTTARNKSENREMVLRKRAESADIGFRPGNKAKPIPEIDLPENDRPRDPDKDSPDVFVPSCDLFEIQDLPNLGNGLDINYILDRDGCYLGLIQRKEITRLDAKYMIRVAEERGLFGQNAPHQSIRKKKEPATVPHRRRRKTSFEVERVAAPTYASLSRSLRHSSAPAPFNTGVLSPSDIRHVCSRHEKRLAAAATYTATACTCDAKHRHRQTRRASADIAQTANVIRAASPPCRQPFPLAVHDLRLKNIVHHKVIVSQLDSRLL
- the LOC123710763 gene encoding uncharacterized protein LOC123710763 isoform X4, whose protein sequence is MIVYENNLRNRVDNVVKGDKNVEEAPEEWAPWNLVVSTKNPNAPPPVAIKTAPGPAWDIGQVLKAARILCKPPMDVDFIDEQEMRCVYSLIYDVFRYKTILDQAIDDIDFFGDYPQYADHRHSAWLFLMELARRRWVARPRGEIERARRLLNESGYPFKDVENAVWDERVHFAAAIARIRIKNKAFSLAELLPPHLREEKISACVNKDTVTGWVNTFKAKKVALLVKRLQQLGYSYSNSRQLCSGEYRFDRVCPRFITLRPPTSTSIGQTDLVKEGIIVLQEREFCEGASTLCRALRANSLRGVVAQTHASSPRCSAYLAAQLRELAAVLKAQTPAAPITPELGKLVVFGAGDKVESYVCALRELGIDASEAPHSGSPVCVVGDAVYSETPIVISALDGVVAALATPPNSYSAVTDPIDLVCGRGGDLAMLEILTESEIDTNGKARVQSILEEQKKTLKTLLSKPQIQLILYETHSALEAENQAQVNRAVAEANRLARERYALLKKKHRDHNHTPKSKEAAETMVTDSCTTLDATARTDLDTVDTDSSYDQSPKRPLSSPPTTARNKSENREMVLRKRAESADIGFRPGNKAKPIPEIDLPENDRPRDPDKDSPDVFVPSCDLFEIQDLPNLGNGLDINYILDRDGCYLGLIQRKVSRRR